In Setaria viridis chromosome 5, Setaria_viridis_v4.0, whole genome shotgun sequence, the genomic stretch GCACCCGACGAAACTGAATCCAGTGTCTTCCAACTCCGACGATCGCTTGTGTGCCGTGAATGCACCGCCGACAAGTGAGGTGGAACGGAGGTGGCACTTCTGCATTTGAGCAACATACAAGTGAGATGGAGTGGGTGGCACACTTGCTCCCTTCTTCGAAGTACCATTGTCATTTATCGCGACTGACTTGTGGATTCAGTTTTGTTATTAGAACAACGCTAACATATAATATTTTAGTATAAAAGGGAGTTGAATTGATATGCAACAAGTACATACATCGAACAAAGCTTTGCCGTTTCCGAATACGAAATCGGTGCCCCCTTCGATGTAGCAGCCCCGATAGTAATGGCGCCCCGTATCGTCCAGTAGTGTGTCCTGGAACGACACGAATCTGCAACCGTAGAACGCGGCCCTGTCCCCGGCGACCCTCATGGCGACGGCCGGCCCGCTAGTCCCGAATGTGTTCTGCAAATAAACGAGGACCCAGAATGAGCATCAGGGCATCAAGACGTCGCTATTGCTAAAGCGCAAGAACGCGCGCCATGGACTCGATCCATGCATACGCGCACCTGAAACGTTAAGCGCTTCGCAATGAAGTCGGAGGCCAGCACGGACACGGTGGGGCTCTCGGCGGCGACCCAGGACTCGTTCCAGGTGATGACGGTGGAGCTGGCGCTCGTGCCGACGAGAGTTATGCAGGGCTTGTCCACCACGACCTTCTCTCTGCACAGTGCAAACACATCAGCTTAATTAGACGAACATGTGGAGCCAGAAATGAGCATGCGTACAGACTACAGCAGAGTGACCGTTGTTCACTATGCTTGCCTGTACACTCCGGGCTTGATCCGGATGACGACGCTGCCGGCGGAGTCGTCGTTCGCCGGGGCGGCATCGATCGCGTCCTGGATCCTCCGGTGGTCTCCTCTGCCGGATTGGTCGACCGTGAGGACGAGCTGCCGCGAGCCCGGCATATCCccggccgcgtcgtcgtccgTCTTCGGAGCCGGAGCTCGCAGCGCAGAAGCCGCAGACGAGGGCCAGCAGCGCTGCTGTTGCTGAGGCCCTGCCGGCCGGCGAGTTGACGCGATTTAACGACTCCCCCGAGTCCCGGACGACGATGATTTCAGCTGAAGGCATGCGGGATCGCTTTCGCGCCAATCGGTGGAAGAGCAAGCACGGGATTTATATATACATGTAAAGTCAGGTCAACCGCTGGCTATACATGCATGCGAACGAGTTGTCACGCATATGCTTGCGGCGCGGATGCGCGTGCGCTGTTCCGTTACGCGAGTTGGTGCCTAACTAGATACGCAGCATAGGCACCGTTGCTGAAGTTGTTGGTACGGTGTCTGACTAGCTCGAGACTCCAGTAGTACGAGTAGAACTGTAGAAGCACACCGGAAATCTACTTGCATGACGTTTGGACGAAGATATCCATCCATTGACCGGCGTCCAATAAAGTGTTTGTGGTAGCTTGACTTGGAGCAAAGGAATTTCCTGATTGAAATAAGAACTTGGCTTGTGGCGTCGGACTAGTCCACATGCGAAAAGCTTCGTGCATACTGCTTGTGGTGTCGTGGTGAGCGTTAACCAGAACTTCAAGCACAAAACTTTGTTCTCGAATTTTCGTTGAATTTGTGCTTTGTTTTTTCTGCGACGACTCTTCCGGTCGACATGCTTTGCGGTGCTCAGTGTGCGTTGCTTGGTTTGGCTAAGATAGCTGAATGTCGTTTTAGGGCCGAAGCATATGTTCTCGTGTAGGAGTAGAGCCTACGTACAGTCCATGTGATGCAGTGCAGAGTGCATCAGCTCCATTGATGTAGCCTTGCTTTATTATGATTACCTTTTCAAGAAATTTATCCTCTTTGCTGGTTAGTCATTTGCTTGATTATTGTAAAATGCACAATGCAACGGTGGCATATGCCTTGTCTTGCTTGCCGCGGCCGAGGTCTATATAGCTCGTCTTCACTTTCCAGGCATCTGTCTGACTTTGTGCCACTCGGTTTGAATTTTTGGATCTCGGAGTTTTGGGCCTATTCTTGCTTATGTCTAACCAGCCAGGGGCCTAACAGACTTTGGGCTGGGCTTCTCAGAGCTTCTtagggccttgtttacttcctaagttgggagttgcaaaattggcattttgccataaatgcgacactgtagcgtttcgtttgtatttgtgaattattgtccaaatattgactaattaggctcaaaagattcgtctcgcaaagtacaacaaaactgtgcaattagtttttgatttcgtctacatttagtactccatgcatgtaccgcaagtttgatgtgatgggaaatcttctttttgcatagtgtcaaagttgggagtttggagggaagtaaacaagggctaggtcttgtttagttaccccaaatttccaactttggcactatgcaaaaagaagattccctatcacatcaaacttgcggtacatgcatggagtactaaatgtagacgaaatcaaaaactaattgcacagttttgttgtattttgcgagacgaaacttttgagcctaattagtcaatgtttggacaataattcataaatacaaatgaaatgctacagttgcgtatttatggcaaaatgccaattttaccactcccaaattgggaactaaacaaggccttactAAACTAAGGGGGGTGTTtggagggg encodes the following:
- the LOC117858832 gene encoding putative pectinesterase 11; translated protein: MPGSRQLVLTVDQSGRGDHRRIQDAIDAAPANDDSAGSVVIRIKPGVYREKVVVDKPCITLVGTSASSTVITWNESWVAAESPTVSVLASDFIAKRLTFQNTFGTSGPAVAMRVAGDRAAFYGCRFVSFQDTLLDDTGRHYYRGCYIEGGTDFVFGNGKALFDKCHLRSTSLVGGAFTAHKRSSELEDTGFSFVGCKLTGLGVGTSILGRPWGPYSRVVFALSYMSSTVRPEGWDDWSDPAKQRTAFYGQYQCYGEGSKTDGRVAWSHDLSQAEAAPFITKVWVGGQEWLR